TTCGGCTCTTAATGTAAGAGAGGTTGCCAATCGACCATCTGCCTCTGGAAGGCATGCTTTCCAAGGGGTGGATGTTCTGGGGCTAAAGAAGCGAGGCCAAGGTCTCCGATCATGGATTCGTGTTGACACATCTGGAAACTCTCAAGCCATTGAAGTAGACAAGTTTACCATGATGCGACGTTGTGATCTACCTGCTCGTGATCTTCGCCTACTTGATCCTTTGTTTGTCTACCCATCAACAATCCTTGGCAGGGAAAAAGCTATTGTTGTAAATCTGGAGCAGATACGGTGTATCATTACAGCAGATGAAGTTCTTCTCTTGAATTCCCTTGATAGTTATGTATTGCACTATGTAATGGAGCTACAACGACGGTTGACAGCAAATGGGGTAGGCGAGGTTTGGCAATCAGAGGGTTCTGACGTGAACCGAAGGAGGGGAAGTAGGAGTTTTGATAATGTATTTAACAACTCTTCCCCTGATTATTTACCTTTCGAGTTCAGGGCTCTTGAAGTTGCCCTGGAGGCGGCTTGCACATTTCTTGATTCTCAGGTTCGTAGAAGTACATGTTTATGTTAGAGACTAAcaaattctgatttttttttttttaatttaaattgttcttcatttctttttttctttggttgCTATCAACAGAGATCTTGTACTTCTGTAGGATAGTCTGCATGATAACATTGAGTTTCTGTCAATATTAATCTTCGCCATATGGGGGAAGTATGACCATGTTAAGGTTGAGTGAACTTGTtggtaattgttttttttttatctggaCCTGCTGATTAAGGCCGAACTGCCCTTTTCTGGTAACAGTTTGCTAAGTCTTTAGTTTAGAATGTTCTGTAGGAAATATTTTTAGAGAAAGCCAGTATGTACCACCTATACAACTTAAATTGGATGAATATCGCAGTTGTTTCCTGTTGGCATTAAAAGATTTGGTTATTGAAATTTCCTCCCACCTCCAACTTCATAATCCCTTATTTGACCTTTAATGTAAACACTTGTCTCTAGATCCTATTGTTGAGAAAGTTGTAGGAGGATCACTTGGCTATGCAGTAATTGGATGATTTCAATTTGATGTATCATATAGCTTATGTGGTTTGTTGGTGGTAAATTTGTATGGGTGTTACTTACAAGTGAGAACTaaggaaaattaaatatgaaactGTGCATTTCTTCGTGAGTTTCTACATGTTAATGTTAGGTTCATTGTGGTGGAAAGTGGGAAACAGTAGTTGACAGTAGATACAGTCGATATATGCATATTATTGTATGCCAAGGAGGTCAACCGTAGATAATATGTAATTGTTAAGAGGTATGATGAAAAGTTATTTAAGGCAACAGTATTACCTCCACTTTCTTCACATGGTCTTCAttgatattgaaaaaattatttgatatggCAGCATTAATCAAGTGATTGCATAATTGTTCAAAACTCAAATTCTTTCATATTGTATTCAAACATAATTCTTGATCCATGTGCTTGTGtagaatattttcttctttgatATTCCTGTTCATTTGGTTTGGATAAATTACTCTGTAAAAATTGAATTTCTGTTCTGGCCATTTACAAAAGGCAGCAGAGTTAGAAATTGAAGCTTATCCCTTGTTGGACGAACTGACATCAAAGATCAGTACTCTAAATTTGGAACGGGTTCGTCGATTGAAAAGCAGACTTGTTGCCTTGACCAGGAGGGTTCAGAAGGTGATGCTGGTTTATATTTCCTTCTTTCCACTTTTTATTGGAAGTAACAGTTACCATATTTTCTGTCTTATTAGTATTTGCTTTGCAAATGCATATATTCAGGTTAGAGATGAAATAGAGCAGCTTATGGACGATGATGGTGACATGGCTGAAATGTATCTTACT
This region of Vigna unguiculata cultivar IT97K-499-35 chromosome 5, ASM411807v1, whole genome shotgun sequence genomic DNA includes:
- the LOC114185154 gene encoding magnesium transporter MRS2-1 → MADLKERLLPPKPASALNVREVANRPSASGRHAFQGVDVLGLKKRGQGLRSWIRVDTSGNSQAIEVDKFTMMRRCDLPARDLRLLDPLFVYPSTILGREKAIVVNLEQIRCIITADEVLLLNSLDSYVLHYVMELQRRLTANGVGEVWQSEGSDVNRRRGSRSFDNVFNNSSPDYLPFEFRALEVALEAACTFLDSQAAELEIEAYPLLDELTSKISTLNLERVRRLKSRLVALTRRVQKVRDEIEQLMDDDGDMAEMYLTEKKRRMELSFYGDQSMVGYKSVDGASISAPVSPVSSPPDSRKLEKSFSIARSRHESMRSSETTTESIEELEMLLEAYFVVIDSTLNKLTSLKEYIDDTEDFINIQLDNVRNQLIQFELLLTTATFVVAIFGVVAGIFGMNFEIALFNVPSAFQWVLIITGICGVFIFSAFVWFFKYRRLMPL